The nucleotide window ATGCCAATACGCCTTTCCGCTTGATGCGGGCTTCTAAATTGGCTCTTTTGCTGAAAGAGATTCCGCAGGACTTTTTTCTGGCCAATGTATTGGTCAGCGTACTGGCTGTTTCCGAAAATATGAAGACCCGATGGATACCGATTACTTTTAAGCCTCGTCAGGGGGGTGTTAACTCTATCAATCTGAAACGAATAATGAAAATCGGTATAAAATCGGTAAAAGATTTACGGAAGGTGAAGAAGGATATAAGAAATAAGCAGAAATCCTGAAAAGTAGTATTTATACCCAAATTTGATACGGTGAAATGCCTTAATTTTGCATATTGTAAGTAATATGCATTCAAGTGAAGACATTAGAAATGACCGATTATGTTCTGGAATCCCGCTGTTGTGGAGAGAAGTTCGAGGATAGAGACTGGGCTCTGGATTGTCCGAATAAAGACGGCGCAGCTTTGATTTTTGCGCAATATGCCAAGAAACAATTAGAGGTAAAGGATTATTTACCGGGACTTTATAAGTTCTCGGACTGGTTGCCTATTTGCCGGATATTGGAAGGATCGGGTGCTCCGGTAACTTATAAAAGTGAAGGACTGGCCCAAAAGCTGGGTTTATCAAGGCTATATATTACTTTCAATGGTTACTGGCCGGAAAAAGGAGCCTTGATGATGACCGGTGCTTTTAAGGAATGTGAGGCTTATACGGTATGTGCCCGCACGAATAATCATTATGACGATAAGATAATGGTGGTCGCTTCGGCAGGAAATACGGCCCGGGCTTTTGCCCGTGTATGTTCGGAGAATAATATTCCTCTTTTATTGTGTATTCCGGAAGATTGCAACGATGCCATGTGGGCTGCCCGTCCGCTGAATCCTTGTGTAAAAGTTGTGGCAACGGCCAGTGGCAGTGATTATTTTGATGCCATACGTCTTTCCAATATTATTTGTGAGATGGGAAACTTCTATCCCGAAGGAGGAGCCAAAAATGTAGCTCGCCGGGACGGGATGGGAACGACAGTACTGTCTGCCGTAACCACGATAGGACGAATACCGGATTATTATTTTCAGGCAGTCGGTAGTGGAACCGGAGCGATAGCTGCCTGGGAGGCCAATAAACGTTTTATTGCCGATGGACGTTATGGTAAAAATCTGATGCGTCTTATGGTTTCGCAAAATGTACCTTTTACTCCGATATACGATGCCTGGAAAGCAGGTTCCCGGGCCTTATTGTCTGTGGATGACGAGGTGGCCCGTCAACAGGCGGGGGAAATATGTGCTAAAGTACTTTCTAACCGGAAACCTCCATATTCTGTAAAAGGAGGGTTGTTCGATGCTCTGACGGAAACCAAAGGAGATGTCTGGGTGGCGACTAACGAAGAAGCCCGTGAAGCAATGGAATTATTCCGGACACTGGAAGGTGCAGATATTGAACCGGCAGCGGGAGTGGCAACTGCAAGCTTGATTAAGGCTGTAAAAGAAGGAAAAGTTAATAAGGAAGCAGTGATTATGCTGAATATTACGGGTGGGGGAATACAACGGTTTAAACGGGAACATAATTTGGTTTATAAGAAACCGGATTATGTGTTTCCGATAGATGCAGAACCCGGATTTATAAAAGAAAAAGTAGCAGAATTATTTGGATAAATCAGTCGGGTGATTCCGGCTGTCCGATAAGATAAATCATAGTAAACGTCAAGCGGTTGCTATGATTTTTTCTTTTATTGTTGGGGAATATATTATATATTTGCGGGATAAGGATATATCAGGGAAATGTAATGCCTAATGCAAGATTAAAGAGATTCGGAACATTAGAATTTTATTACGCAGTTTTGCGAAGGGACTGGCGTAAAAAGGCGATTGTTTGGGAGTCTTTTCTGAAAATAGTGGCCATACTGGTTGTTTCAATAGATCGTTTTATAAAAGATGCCGGCGCAGTTTCTGCTGCGGCTTTGACATTTTATTCTGTTTTGTCTTTTATCCCATTCGTTGCTTTGGCTTTGGGAATAGCTAAAGGTTTCGGTTTAGGAACTGTTTTGGAAAATCAACTTCATGAACAGACATTGGCCAATACCCAGATTGTCGATTTTGTATTGAATTTTGCCAATCATGCCCTGGAGAATATGAAAGGTGGGTTGGTTACCGGTCTGGGGATTGTTTTTTTGCTGTGGGCTGTCATTAAAGTGCTTGGAAATACCGAGCTGGCTATGAACAGGATATGGGGAGTACAGAAAGGGAGAGGTGTTACCCGGAAATTTACGGATTATCTTTCCATCATGTTTATCGCCCCTATTTTGGTTATATTAATCAGTAGTATCAACGTCTTTATGACATCGAATCTGCAGGCTATTGCCATGGAAGAAGGTTTCTTGAGCTATGCCGGTTCGTTGATGATTTTTCTGCTTAAATTGCTGCCTTATTTATTGGTGTGGTTGTTGTTTATTTTCCTGTACCGTTTTATGCCGACCACTCCTGTTAAATTGAAACATGCCGTTGTGGCCGGTATAATTGCCGGTACCGTTTATCAGGTCGTTCAATGGTTTTACATCCGTTTTCAGATCGGGGTCAGTTCATATAATGCCATTTATGGGAGCTTGGCAGCATTGCCGTTACTATTGGTGTGGCTGCAACTGAGTTGGAGTATTGTTTTGTGGGGAACGGAATTGTGTTATATTTTGAGAAACCGGCATTTTCTGTACATGTCGCCTGTTGAACGTGAGAATAAATGGATTGAAAATATCGAATTGTCGGTCAATATACTCAAATATATTGCAGACGAATATTTGAAGAATAACGGTGGTCCCAGCTTGGAAATGATTAGTAAAAAATTGAGAATCAATATGAATAAATTGCGGGTGGTTTTGCAGGATATGGCCGATAAAGGAATTTTAGCGCAAGTGGAAGAGGACGATGACATTTTTTATTTGCCTCTTGTGGATTTGCATAAATTATCCCTGGCAGATGTCATTATCCGGTTGTCGTATATCCGTAATCATGCTGAAGAAAAATGGGAACGGCGTTTTATTCAGGCCATTAACCGGGAATTCGGGGATGAAAAGTTTGCTTGACGAAAGCATAGAGTATACCCTACGCCGGGGGACTTATTTGGTATTTTGAAATAAAAATGATATATTGTGCTCAAATTTGAAAATTATGCGGAAAAAGATTGAGTTGGAATATATTTTTTCATCCTCTGTAAAAGTTTTATTCTCTCGATTAAGTACAGCTCCTGGTTTAGCAGAATGGTTTGCGGACGATGTATTGCAGAGGAATGGAAAGTTTGTCTTTATTTGGAACGGTGTAGAGCATATAGCTTCTTTAATCGATCAAAAACCGAACGTTTTTGTTCGTTTTCATTGGGAAGATACGCAGGAAGATGAATATTTCGGATTTGATATACAGGTGCAGCCTTTGACAGAAGATGTGGCATTGATTATCACTGATTTTGTAGATCCGGAAGACGAAAATGACGCCATTGAATTGTGGAATAAACAAATCGAAATACTGCATCGTACATTGGGTGCATAATACTTTCCTGATATTGTATTTGACCGGTATGTACCGGATTAAAATGGAGAGCGTAAATTATCCTGGATTGAAATCGCAGATTTTAAAATTTTAGTTATTCCATAACCCAACCTGTCTGTATTTGAAAAAATTATGAAGGGGCGATTGGGGATCTGATATTTTATAAACGTTGCGACTCGGTAACTTTATATAGTTTAAAATCCGATATCAATTGCGTTTATCCATCAATTTGAGATTTACAATCTAAAATTTGTAATTTAATTGTACATTTGCAACTGGAAAAATGAAAGTTTGTAGATGAAGAAGTTACATATATTCATGCTAAAAAGCTTTAGCGGACCTTTTATTGCGACATTTTTTATCAGCATGTTTGTGCTGTTGATGCAGATGTTGTGGCGTTATATAGATGATTTGGTGGGAAAAGGGTTGGATTTTTCAGTGATCGTTGAAGTTTTGTTTTATTTTTCCTTGTCTTTGATACCGATGGCCATGCCTTTGGCTGTATTGCTTTCTTCAATTATGACTTTCGGAACGCTGGGCGAAAATTATGAATTGATCGCATTGAAGTCAGCCGGAATTTCATTGTATCGGATCATGTACCCTTTGATTGTATTTATTGTCTTTCTGACTCTTTTTGCCTTTTTCTTTTCAAACAATATATTGCCGGTAGCGAATCTCAAAGCCGGTAGTCTGTTATATGATATCAGGCGGCATAAGCCGGAAGTGTCTTTTAAAGAGGGGATTTTTACAAATGACCTGGAAGGATATAGTATTAAAATCGACAGGATCAATAAGGAAACCGGTATGATGTACAATATGTTGATTTACAATCATAAAGTTGTACCGGGAAACTATGAGGTTACCAAGGCTGATTCCGGGATGATGCTGACCCACCCCAACAGCAATGTAATGGAATTGATATTGTATCATGGAAATACATATACGGACGAAGGGATGAAGCCGGGCAATCGTAAGACTTTTCCTTTCAGACGGCTACAATTTGAAAAACAGAGTGTTTTGATCGAATTACCCGAAAATGAACTGAAACGAACGGATGAAGATTTGTTTAAATCTTCTATTATGCTGAATCTGAATCAGCTGCAATATATGATCGATTCTTTACAGAAAACGGTGAACGCCCGGAAAAATGAAGACACAAGACGGCTGTTGGCGGCCAATTATCAGAAAAGCAAGAGCCTGAATGCACAGAAAGACAGTATATACCAGGCAGAGTCGAAAAATCAGACACAGGACATAGACAGTTTGTTCCGGAGCTTTGATCCGGAAGAACAGCAGCGCGCTGTCGGAAATGCCTTGCAATATGCCCGGGATGTAAAGATGAGCGTACAAAGTAGTCGGGATTATACCCTGCGGCAGGAAGAACAAATCCGGAAAAATCAGATTGAATGGCACAAAAAATTTACACTTTCTTTTGCTTGTTTTATCTTCTTTTTTATCGGGGCTCCATTGGGAGGAATTATCCGGAAAGGGGGACTGGGTATGCCTGTCGTCATTTCCGTACTGCTTTTTATTATCTATTATATCATCAGTATGATCGGCGAACGGTCGGCCCGTGAAGCCGTTATCGGCGTTTGGTTCGGCACCTGGTTGTCTTCTCTCATTTTGTTGCCGTTAGGTGTTTTGCTGACCTACAAATCCGTGACAGATTCCGAGATTTTAAACGGGGAAGCTTATATGAACTTTATCAAGAAAATAGGAGATTTTTTCAAAAGAAAACGAGCATGATTCTTCATAAATTACGTATTGTTTATATGGGAACACCCGATTTTGCCGTGTTACCTTTAAAAAAAATGGTAGAAGCCGGATTTGAGATCGTAGGGGTTGTGACCAATCCGGATAAGCCCGCGGGACGTGGACAAAAGTTACAGGAGTCGGCCGTAAAGCAATATGCTCGTGAAGCCGGCTTAAAAATATTACAACCGGAGAAATTCAGAGATGAGGCTTTTTTAGCTGAATTGAAAGCTTTGAATGCTGATCTGCAAGTTGTTGTCGCTTTTAAAATGTTGCCGGAAGTTGTTTGGAATATGCCCCGTCTGGGAACAGTGAATTTACATGCTTCGCTTTTGCCGGATTACCGGGGAGCCGCACCGATCAATTGGGCGGTGATAAATGGAGAGAAATATTCAGGGGTAACGACATTTTTATTGAAACACGAGATAGATACCGGTAACATCATATTCCAGCAGAAAGTAGATATTTCCGATACGATGACAGCAGGAGAGTTGCACGATATGTTGATGGAGACCGGGGCAGAATTACTGCTGAAGACTGTTGAGGCCATGGAAAAGAATGATTTTCCGGCATTGGACCAAAAGGATTTGCTGAAGGGAAGAACTCCCCAGGCAGCACCTAAGATTTTCAAGGACGATATGAGAATAAAATGGGATGAAGAGATTGACCGCATATACAATCTGATTCGGGGATTATCGCCGTATCCTGCCGCGTGGACTGAACTGGAAAATGAAAGGTCGGGAGAGAAGTATGTATTAAAAGTATTTACGACTGAAAAAATTTACCGGGAACATGCCAATACTCCCGGTAGTTTTGAGACGGATGGGAAAAATTTTGTGGATGTATTTGTAAAACACGGGATCATTCGACTGAAAGAAATACAGTTGTCCGGTAAAAAACGGATGACAATAGAGGAATTTTTGCGGGGATTCAAACTTCATGAATATCGGTTTTTATAGATATCAGGTTTTAAAATTCACTTCTTCACAAGTTAATCTTAAGCTGGGACGAGGTCTTTTGTTTTCCTTTTTTTGCCTTCGAAATTGTCTCTTTGAAATTGTCTGGCATCGGCTTTAACTGCCGGTCCTTGTTTTTCTGTTCAAAAAGTCTTTTTGTATTTATGTGAATTTCAGTATATTGAAAAAAAGTTTTCATTTTTCCGCAAAAAACTGTATAAAAAATTTGGAAATGGGTAATATATTGCGTTATCTTTGCACCCGCTTTCCGAGAGATAGAGGTTATGGCAGCGGGGTAATCGGGGAGTCAGTTCTTGAAAAAAGTTTTGAAAAAAAAGAGCGGTCAGGATTTGGAAGTTTGTATGAATCGCCTTATCTTTGCCGTCACTTTCCGCTAAAAAACAGCGGTCAAGACCGACAGAAGTTCTTTAACATATTGTAGTGACAAAATGAAGCAAGTGCGAGTCCTGAAATCAACCATTTCGGACGGATATAACTGGGCAAAGGAATATAATTTTACAAGTTTTTTTTACTATGAAGAGTTTGATCCTGGCTCAGGATGAACGCTAGCGACAGGCTTAACACATGCAAGTCGAGGGGCAGCATGGTCAGTAGCAATACCGACTGATGGCGACCGGCGCACGGGTGAGTAACGCGTATGCAACCTGCCCTGTACAGGGGGATAGCCCATGGAAACGTGGATTAATATCCCATAGTAATCATGATAGGCAT belongs to Culturomica massiliensis and includes:
- a CDS encoding cysteate synthase — its product is MTDYVLESRCCGEKFEDRDWALDCPNKDGAALIFAQYAKKQLEVKDYLPGLYKFSDWLPICRILEGSGAPVTYKSEGLAQKLGLSRLYITFNGYWPEKGALMMTGAFKECEAYTVCARTNNHYDDKIMVVASAGNTARAFARVCSENNIPLLLCIPEDCNDAMWAARPLNPCVKVVATASGSDYFDAIRLSNIICEMGNFYPEGGAKNVARRDGMGTTVLSAVTTIGRIPDYYFQAVGSGTGAIAAWEANKRFIADGRYGKNLMRLMVSQNVPFTPIYDAWKAGSRALLSVDDEVARQQAGEICAKVLSNRKPPYSVKGGLFDALTETKGDVWVATNEEAREAMELFRTLEGADIEPAAGVATASLIKAVKEGKVNKEAVIMLNITGGGIQRFKREHNLVYKKPDYVFPIDAEPGFIKEKVAELFG
- a CDS encoding YihY/virulence factor BrkB family protein, which gives rise to MRRDWRKKAIVWESFLKIVAILVVSIDRFIKDAGAVSAAALTFYSVLSFIPFVALALGIAKGFGLGTVLENQLHEQTLANTQIVDFVLNFANHALENMKGGLVTGLGIVFLLWAVIKVLGNTELAMNRIWGVQKGRGVTRKFTDYLSIMFIAPILVILISSINVFMTSNLQAIAMEEGFLSYAGSLMIFLLKLLPYLLVWLLFIFLYRFMPTTPVKLKHAVVAGIIAGTVYQVVQWFYIRFQIGVSSYNAIYGSLAALPLLLVWLQLSWSIVLWGTELCYILRNRHFLYMSPVERENKWIENIELSVNILKYIADEYLKNNGGPSLEMISKKLRINMNKLRVVLQDMADKGILAQVEEDDDIFYLPLVDLHKLSLADVIIRLSYIRNHAEEKWERRFIQAINREFGDEKFA
- a CDS encoding LptF/LptG family permease: MKKLHIFMLKSFSGPFIATFFISMFVLLMQMLWRYIDDLVGKGLDFSVIVEVLFYFSLSLIPMAMPLAVLLSSIMTFGTLGENYELIALKSAGISLYRIMYPLIVFIVFLTLFAFFFSNNILPVANLKAGSLLYDIRRHKPEVSFKEGIFTNDLEGYSIKIDRINKETGMMYNMLIYNHKVVPGNYEVTKADSGMMLTHPNSNVMELILYHGNTYTDEGMKPGNRKTFPFRRLQFEKQSVLIELPENELKRTDEDLFKSSIMLNLNQLQYMIDSLQKTVNARKNEDTRRLLAANYQKSKSLNAQKDSIYQAESKNQTQDIDSLFRSFDPEEQQRAVGNALQYARDVKMSVQSSRDYTLRQEEQIRKNQIEWHKKFTLSFACFIFFFIGAPLGGIIRKGGLGMPVVISVLLFIIYYIISMIGERSAREAVIGVWFGTWLSSLILLPLGVLLTYKSVTDSEILNGEAYMNFIKKIGDFFKRKRA
- the fmt gene encoding methionyl-tRNA formyltransferase; the encoded protein is MILHKLRIVYMGTPDFAVLPLKKMVEAGFEIVGVVTNPDKPAGRGQKLQESAVKQYAREAGLKILQPEKFRDEAFLAELKALNADLQVVVAFKMLPEVVWNMPRLGTVNLHASLLPDYRGAAPINWAVINGEKYSGVTTFLLKHEIDTGNIIFQQKVDISDTMTAGELHDMLMETGAELLLKTVEAMEKNDFPALDQKDLLKGRTPQAAPKIFKDDMRIKWDEEIDRIYNLIRGLSPYPAAWTELENERSGEKYVLKVFTTEKIYREHANTPGSFETDGKNFVDVFVKHGIIRLKEIQLSGKKRMTIEEFLRGFKLHEYRFL
- a CDS encoding START-like domain-containing protein, encoding MRKKIELEYIFSSSVKVLFSRLSTAPGLAEWFADDVLQRNGKFVFIWNGVEHIASLIDQKPNVFVRFHWEDTQEDEYFGFDIQVQPLTEDVALIITDFVDPEDENDAIELWNKQIEILHRTLGA